The sequence aaattaaatatttagaatttcaatttagacTTTAGGTTtgcaatatatagataattgaaagggttttatgagaaaaatgtaaacatcaatgagaatactaaatatttataatttcaagttgtagtttgtgtttccaactcatagataatttcaatagtttttttaaaaatactttataatttagtttgaattctttaaatatatatatatatatatatatatatatatatatatatatatatgagagaggacactttgttatgtgacaacactcaaaactacgccgttttgagtataaaaattaaataaaacaaggaATGTTGCCGATGGAATTCAAACCCAAACATTTCCACCCACACTCCATGCTACTTATCACTAAACCAAGTGTTTTTCTTGTACATTATatcgcgcgctgcttaatatactacTGTCCTTGtatcttctattgtttaatatttgatgtatacacttattaatatcgattaaatttgcataataatgaattattaatagaaaaaaagaaatgtgcataacaatgaattattaatagaaaaagaaaagaaatgtgcataataatgaattatcaatagaaaaaaaaagaaatgtgcataataatgaattattaatagaaaaaaaaagtgcataataatgaattattaatagaaaaataaatccaagaacatgctcaaatttcttatttatttaattcctctatattttgtaatttatgttttaaaatgttaaggacgatgttctaaatattgttacatacgttctaaactttataatttgtgttctaaaaattaaatataatgttttaaaaaaatcagtaaatatatggaccatttttgcatttgttctataatataatttataactcatattctaaataacataacttatgttctaaagtttatagtttgtgttctaaaaattaaatataatgttctaaaaaaatcagtagatatttggattatttttgcatttgttctataatataatttataactcatgttcgaaaaaacataatgtatgttctaaaaaacataacatatgttctaaaaaatatgtcgtatattctaaacttcatagttcgtgttttaaaagttaaaatatatgttctaacatatgttttaaaaaatatattttcttatataaatagaatattaatatgaaattttattaaaatatataatatatttttatttagaaaatattatatggatcatttttgcatttgttctataatataatttataactcatattataaataacataacgtatgttctaaaaaacataacatacgttctaaagtttatagtttgtgttctaaaaattaagtataatgttctaaaaaaatcagtagatatttggatcatttttgcatttgttctataatataatttataacttgtgttcgaaaaaacataacgcatgttctaaaaaacttaacgtatgttctaaaaaatatgtcgtatgttctaaatttcatagttcgtgttttaaaagttaaaatatatgttctaacgtatgttttaaaaaatatattttcttatataaataaaatattaatatgaaattttattaaaaaatatagtattggattttttttagcatcagatgcacttaataatatataaataagaattgtataataaacaaattaaagcaagcgtatttttattaaaaaaaaatgtagtaTTAGactttttttagcatcagaggcacttaataatatataaataaaagaattgtataataaaTAAACTGAagcaagtgtatttttatttaaaaaatatagtattgaatttttttagcatcagaggCACTTAATAAgatataaataaaggaattatataataaacaaaCTAAAGTAAGTGGCTCAGCGGTAGATGGCGCTCGCGTTTCACTCCTCCTATACCACAGTCCCAGGTTTGAATCCCTTTTCATCTTGTTCTCACATAACAAAATGTCCTCACCTAATGGAGGGTTCACTTGATCCCTCTCATATatattattactatatagaggcatagtttctaaaggtggaacttgaaaagtgtataaaaAATAGCATTTGGggggttattcctatttatgactggtccaagttgggaccgagttttttttataacaaaatagaggttattcctacatagagtattcctatatataggttttactgtatatatatttttatttattcatttaatcTAGTTATTGAAAATTGATACACAATAGTTAAAAGAttgtcatttttatttttgaatgtCCCGTGACAAGTGACACTCATATCATATATGCAAAGTGTTAGTTGGACGAACATAGCACTTGAAGATTAGTCGGAtttatattgtttttatttttttatataaatataattaaaatatgtattacactaactaaaataatttaatataaaacgAATTATCCATCATATTCTTATTTCACCTACGATCAAAAACTATGATTTATCACAATCATCGAATGTTCCcataaaaaacatatatatttataatatatatctttaaaaacgtataaaaataacaatataattaaaacaactataaaataatatctataaaaaatgtaattaaccaaaaacaataaataccttttaaataataataattaaaagttaattataataaaatcaaaatcaaaatcaaagtaaTAATGATTTTTTACCACCATTTAGGTGGCTTCAAGGTGGCTCATACTTAGCcacaaattcccacccctaactccgtgaaaggatgaaaatgccctttcattgATTTTGATAGAAAAAGtctctttttttttaccttCCCGACACACGGGCGTGTGgcaatcacgcctcaccgtgtggtcgggcgtgtagcTATCATGCTCGACCACACGGTGTGGCGTGTGgccatcacgtccgaccacatggtgaggcgtgatagccacacgcacGACCTCACAGTGGGGCATAATAGGCACATGTCCGCGTGTCGGgaaagcaaaaaaaattagtctgCTATTCAATTAAACCCATAAATACCTGTTACGTGTTCAAACTACAccattttaattaaaacctgtAAATAacatacaattttaattaaaactcgtaataataatataagttaatcaataaatattaactaaaattaacaaaataaattagcaaaaaaaaatttagttaaacaaaataaaatttacaacaactaaacttaaacaaattaaatttacaatataaaaatttagttaaactaaattaaaaataacaaaaatttaattaaattcaactaaattaaaaaaaaaattgcacatACGCCACACAGACGTATGAGTATCACACCGTCACCATTGTgagggcgtatgaacatcacgccgcaccacaggtgacgacgtatgaatatcacgccgttacctgtggtgaggcgtgaggctatcacgccttcacctgtggtgcggcgtgatgttcatacgccgcaCCAGAGGTGACGACGTGATCTCCACACGCACCATGTTCCGATTCCGATTTCGAATAACAGCAAAATCTGATGCAAAAAATGTCcaaaaaacatcaaaatcaaacgGAAATACGTATCATAGGTCCCTTTCCTTTACCGATCcatatctttattgataaattagCCTGGATTAGATTAAAAAGAGTTTAGGTTGTTTGAGAGAAtttgaaaattctaaaaattatttaaagggTATTTCGGTCTTTTGACAAGGCTAGAGATGGGAATTTGAACCTggtatagtaattcacttttttaatttaaggatctaaatagttcagatgattttttttaacactCGTCATTAGTAAATATAAGTTATTTTTTGGTTTAAATTACATCATTGATCATTTGAATTTATATGATTATATTAAAATTGTCATTCAATTctaaataaaatcaattaactTGAACATTCCAATTATTTGAATTGTTAAAAACATCCAAATGATGTCGCTTAtggttaaaataaaataaaaaaagaaaaaagaaaattgttGACTTTTCATTGAAAGAAAGCCAGAGttaagaagagagagaaaataccAGACAGAGTGAAGCAGCTGACTGTCTGAAGCCATTATCAATTCTCCAAAAGTGTAAAAAGGATCGAAATGCTTCTTCTTACAGGTACTAATTACAGTTTTTTGAGCTGAAGAAGAAACATAATAAGAACACCAAAACCTTTTCAGTTTTTTAGGAATGTTTGATTTGCGGTTCGCAAGTGAAGTAAGTAAACTGTAGTATATAGATCGCACTTCAATTCAACTCATATATTTGAAAgatttattattttcatgagatGGATTTCACTTCACTATTCCAGAAACTATTTCTACTTGAAATTCGGAGGTTGCTGATGATTATCACCATAGCTATTATAATAGCTCTGCTAATCAGCAATTCCACTATCTCTCGTAGTTTTAGATCAAACCCTAATTTCAATCTGTCTACTATTGTACCAATTGGTTCTTATTCCTCTTCCATGGATGATCAAATTGGGGATGAAATTGAAACTAAAGAACTAATTAGGGATCCAACACTTGGTAATAAGAGTTTGATAATCGGATATGGTGTGAGCAAAGATGCCAATTTTACTTTTCCCCGAGCAATAGCCGGAGAACATGGAGGAGTTCGAGATAGAGATAGAGAAAACATTGATGTTGAATCAACAAGTTCTAATTCATCCTTGGCTGCCAATGTAACAAAAATTGCAAAATTGAACGATAATAGGCGAAATCAAAGTGTTTCCTCGTTGAAGAGGCCGGAGAGGCAACCATTTTCGATGTCTCAGATGAATTTGCTGTTGGTACAAAGCCATGGTTCATCTGATTATGTGGTAAGAGTTACCACATTGTTTTGATTATGATGATGTTGATATACATGATATCTGACATCAAGTTTTTATGATTGTCATTTGGTAATAGAGGCCGCGGTGGTCTTCTGCTCGTGATGCCGCGCTTTTGTCTGCGAAATTGAAGATAGAGAATGCTCCTATTGTAAGAAACTATCCTGGACTTCATGGTTCTGCTTTTCGAAATCTTTCGAGGTTTAAAAGGTATACCTATTTGAGTATTCCTACTTGAGCTTTTTCATATTGACTTGTTTTGTATCTGTGCCTGGTAGCTGAATGTCTGTTTTGTATTCACGGTAGCATTTGCCTTGTCGGACATCGAAGAATTTAGCATATCGGGACCTGAATTATACAATGTTTATTACAACCAGTGATGAATTTGTGCATAATTGTTATATGTTGCTAGTAGAGAACAATGTGTGTGTGTGCATATTCCAGCTATATCTTTTCATGTTTAATCTGTTCGAGGTTGATTATGCATCCCTTAAGTCGTATTGTTTCGTGATTTTGTACTCGTGCACTAGTCAGTGTCAAACGAGTTAAGTATCCTGCTGAAAAAGACATTATTTCTGTCCTATTGGGTCTTGACTGATTGATTGATGGGTAATATGATTACTGAGCTAAAGTTAACTTTGCAGGAGTTACGAGTTAATGGAACGCGTGTTGAGAATTTATATATACAAGGAAGGCGAAAAGCCGATATTTCATCAGTCTAAGATGAGGGGAATATATGCATCAGAAGGATGGTTTATGAAACTGTTAGAGGGAAACAAAAAATTTGTAGTTAAGGACCCTAGAAAAGCTCACTTATTCTACTTGCCATTTAGTCCACAAATGTTAAGAACCGTGCTATTCGGGCAAAAGATTCATAGTCAGAAAGACCTCGAAAGTTATTTGAAGAACTATGTCGATTTAGTTTCGCAAAAGTATAGTTTCTGGAACAGAACAGGCGGAGCAGATCACTTTCTCGTCGGTTGTCATGATTGGGTATGTTTTCCAATCCCATGCATCATTCTATTTCATTGCAATTCATTCGGTGTCGTTTGGATTTCAGGCCGCTCGAATCACAAGGCAGCATATGAAGAATTGCATCAGAGTTCTATGCAATGCCAATGTTGCTAAAGGGTTTCAAATAGGGAAGGATAGTTCTCTTCCCGTTACATACATACGTTCGGCGGAGAACCCTGTGAAAGACCTCGGTGGAAGACCGCCTTCAGAAAGGTCGATCCTAGCCTTCTTTGCAGGAGGTATGCACGGTTATTTACGACCCATCCTGCTGCAACATTGGGAAAACAAAGAACCGGACATGAAAATAGTCGGTCCAATGCCTCGTGATATAGAAGGGAAAAGATTATATAGAGAGTACATGAAGAGTAGCAAATACTGCATATGTGCAAGGGGCTACGAAGTTCACACTCCTCGCATAGTTGAGGCCATTTCGTATGACTGTGTGCCAGTGATCATATCGGATAACTACGTGCCTCCATTTTTCGAGGTGTTGAACTGGGAGGCGTTTGCGGTGTTTGTGAAAGAGAGAGATATTCCGAATTTGAGAAACATTCTGCTGTCAATCCTGGAAGAAAAGTACATTGAAATGCAGTCAAGTGTTAAGATGGTGCAAAAGCATTTTCTTTGGCATAAAATTCCTGTAAAGTATGATCTGTTTCATATGATACTTCACTCTGTTTGGTACAATAGAATCTTTCAGATGCAAAGCTGATTATCATCTAATAAGTTTCTGAATTTCTGCTAACCATAGACGGGAGGCTGCCGAGCTAACCATAAACAGCTGCGGTAAATCTGGGATGCATCGGTTAGTTATGTGATTTAATAAGAAAGTTAGCCATGAAAATCAAATTCGGTTAAAAGTACATTCAACAACATTAACTTGTTTATCTCTATCCTAGCGATTGGAACTCCGCGACCTTCTAGAATCCGGTCTTCGCCTCTCCGGCCAAGGTGAGAAAGGGGAGATGAAGACTGCATTGGACCTTTGTAAGAAGTGTTTTCTCCTAGGCTTGGTAAGATTACAAGGGGGTGACCATTTTTTACACGATCATAGATTTACAAAAATAACCCGACTAACACAAAAGTTATTTTTCTAACATGTATATTATAtagggttaatttttttttttttaaaaaaaaaacgattTGGTTTCATGAATTTGCAATCTGTACCTGTGGGTTTTTTCGTCCTAAAGATAACCTTGTTGTTTACTTTGTTAGTATAATCAAGATCAAGGCAAAAGGCCTAATGATGTCGGGTTTGCTAACGCGACAGGAGCACTTTTGTCGGGAAAAAAAAGATTTTTCAAAAGTCAGGAttcattttttctctctttcttctctcttctctcttgctcattcttcttctcatttctcatTCTTTCTCTCGCTTTCTTTAAGATTATGAGACATATTTATGGTTTAGAAATTTTACCAGAAGAAACTTCGTGACCAAATAATCGAAGCACCCTAAATTCATAGTTGTATCGTCAACATCAATGACTGATGAATTTCTCGCCCAGCAGATTCTATCTTCTTCTCATTCTTTCTCTCGCTTTCTTTAAAATTATGAGACATATTTATGGTTTAAAATTTTTACCAGAAGAAACTTCGTGACCAAAATCATCAACATCATGGACTGCTGAATTTCTCGCCCAACAGATTCTATCTTCTTCTCATTCTTTCTCTCGCTTTCTTGAAAATTATGAGAAATATTTATGGTTTAAAAAATTTACCAGAAGAAACTTCGTGACCAAATAATCGAAGCACCCTGAATTCATAGTTGTATCATCAACATCAAGGACTGATGAATTTCTCGCCCAACAGATTCTATCTTCTTCTCATTCTTTCTCTTGCTTTCTCTAAAATTATGAGACATAtttatggtttaaaaattttaCCAGAAGAAACTTCGTGACCAAATAATCAAAGCACCCTGAATTCATAGTTGTATCATCAACATCATGGACTGATGAATTTCTCGGCCAGAAGACTCTATCTTCTTCTCcatatctttcttttttcaagAAAAGAAGCACCCATTTTAGTAAAACCTGTCTCTATCTTTCAACTGTTGAGAACTTTCCTATCATAAAAGTTTTGATTGTTGTTCTTTATGGAAATTCTTCAATTTTCTGATTGcttttagtttgttttagtATTCTAATTTCCTCTTCTTGCCTTTTTATGTAGTTTGAGCTTCAGTACTTCAATtgattttgtttttcctttttcgtTGGTGCTCATACATGCTCCGACTCCGATTTCTTACTTTCTGGGAAAATTATCGAATGTTAAGGTCGTTAACTAACGTCAAATCGAGATCACAGTGATATGTATGAAATGTTTGCCAATCGATTCTGGCAGGTTCCTCTTTTATCAATTTACTTCTACAGATTTTGACTCTATGGCTTTGCACAATTACAGATACTTCTTTCTCTTCCTCTCTGATTGGAATTTCCAGAAATATCATAAGTACAATTAATAGAGAGAAAAATCAGAACAAGCACTTCATTAAAAACCAAAAAGACCCTCAAGAACATCATGTGTTGAACAGACTCAGGTCAAGGTACCTTCAGGTCAAAGATTCACCAAGTGCATATCGGTCACTTGCGTCCCGGTTGTAAGACTACAAATCTTGATTCTGCAATATACAACTGCATCCTACAAACTCAATACAGCATCAGCCAGCCTCAAACGACACCGAAATCCACAACGTACAGCAGCATTACATCGAAAATCCACAACAGCATCAACTCAACTCTGGTACAGTGGAACATTTCCTCTGATATTTTCTTCAGCTCAtaactttttttatatagttCAGTTGAAACCTCAgataaaattaattgatcaccCATAAAGGGTGCATCAAAGAGATACTGATCCATAAAATACTACTTCAGCCGGGCCTGTCATACATACATGGTTGTCTTCCTCCCTCCACTCAATTTCCAACGGTCCTCCGGGTAGATCCACCGTGCAATTCTGTGTTGCCATAAATATCAGGACACAAAAAtgtaatattaaattaattacaagATCATGTTCAACATTTTTTAATGAACTCCTAATCAGTTCAACATTTCAGCATACTACACTTACCCTGCCAGCTCGACCCTCAAGAACAGCAGCAACCACTGTTGCACAGGCTCCAGTTCCGCAGGCTAGTGTTGCCCCTACAATCACAAGAAGGCGCTTTTCAGTCAAAGGATCCAAGAGGGTTAAGGGTTGCAAAACTTGTGCGAACGAGCCATGATTTTGTAGCATAAAAACTTACCTGCACCACGCTCCCAGACGCGCATTTTCAGATGCGAATGGGAATGAACTTGCACGAATTCTGCATATCAGttacaaaacaaaaatatatatatatataaaaaaaaagggcggcccggtcgcactacgcgtccccgctgagcgagggtccggggaggggtcccaccacaatatatatatatgagaacAAAAATGCTTGACAATAGAATACTGCAGAATCTTATTCAAAAAAACACAGCACAAAATATATGAGCAGACTGCTAAGGTAGTTTCAAGACCTACTCCACTTGCAAAACATTGACCATATAAAAGCTAACCTGTGTTGGTTCGTGCAGGGAACACAACATGATGCTCAAACTTGGGGCCAATTTCAGCCAAATTCAAATTATCAACCTCCAGATCCTGCAATTGTATAAGcataaagaaaagagaagagTATGAGTAAAAAAAACCAATCAACTGTTTTAACTTTTAACTCAGAATATATCAATACAATCAATCAAGTTCATATTCATCAATTTTATGTTATCAGTACAGTTTACCTCAAATGATTGAAAATAAACCAATTGTTCAGAACACTAGAAAGGCagtagaaaatatattaaaacataATGAATATTGTTGCTGAAGAAAAACAGATTATGAAATGTTTGAACTAGAACATCcccataaataaattaaaatattaagattGAATCACAAGTTGTTCAATCAATTGGCTacagtttatatatatatatataccttgtTATCTTTGCTCCCAAACGTTACACAATGAGGATTCCCCATACTAACACAAGTCACATTCCAGATTACTCCATCTACATTTAGTTCTGATTTAACAACAGCTCCATCTTTGTTTGCAGATAATTTTGTAGGCACATCAGATGCTTTCAGTATTGGCTCACCCAT comes from Euphorbia lathyris chromosome 8, ddEupLath1.1, whole genome shotgun sequence and encodes:
- the LOC136204188 gene encoding probable glycosyltransferase At3g07620 gives rise to the protein MDFTSLFQKLFLLEIRRLLMIITIAIIIALLISNSTISRSFRSNPNFNLSTIVPIGSYSSSMDDQIGDEIETKELIRDPTLGNKSLIIGYGVSKDANFTFPRAIAGEHGGVRDRDRENIDVESTSSNSSLAANVTKIAKLNDNRRNQSVSSLKRPERQPFSMSQMNLLLVQSHGSSDYVRPRWSSARDAALLSAKLKIENAPIVRNYPGLHGSAFRNLSRFKRSYELMERVLRIYIYKEGEKPIFHQSKMRGIYASEGWFMKLLEGNKKFVVKDPRKAHLFYLPFSPQMLRTVLFGQKIHSQKDLESYLKNYVDLVSQKYSFWNRTGGADHFLVGCHDWAARITRQHMKNCIRVLCNANVAKGFQIGKDSSLPVTYIRSAENPVKDLGGRPPSERSILAFFAGGMHGYLRPILLQHWENKEPDMKIVGPMPRDIEGKRLYREYMKSSKYCICARGYEVHTPRIVEAISYDCVPVIISDNYVPPFFEVLNWEAFAVFVKERDIPNLRNILLSILEEKYIEMQSSVKMVQKHFLWHKIPVKYDLFHMILHSVWYNRIFQMQS